The region GTACGGCCTGTGCGAGGTGTGCGGCAACCCGATCGGCAAGGCCAGGATGCAGGCCTTCCCCCGGGCGACGCTGTGCCTGGACGACAAACAGCGCCAGGAGCGCCGATGACCCGCTCCCGGGGTGTGCCGTACCCTCGTCACCAGGCGGGCGACGGAGCACATACGGGCTGAGGGCTGAGGGACCACGTGACGGAAGCGGAGCGCATCATCATCACGCCGGACGACGACATCCCGGGTACGACCGGGGAGTCCGAGCCGACCGGCGCTGCCGAGCCGTCCGTGGCGTCCGAGTCCGAGCCGTCCGGCGCCCCCGAGCGGACGGCCGCCGGCCGCAGGCGCCGCGTCCTGGTGCTGATCGGCGTCGCGGCCGTCGCGTACCTGCTCGACCTGCTGTCGAAGATCTGGGTGGTCACCAGCCTGGAGAACCACGCCCCGATCAGCGTCTTCGGCCACTACCTGCGGCTGGACGCGATCAGGAACGCCGGCGCGGCCTTCGGCCTCGGCCAGGGCATGACGATCGTCTTCACGGTGATCGCGGCCGGCGTGATCGTGGTGATCGCCCGGCTGTCCCGGCGGCTCTACAGCGTGCCGTGGGCCATCGCGCTGGGCCTGCTGCTCGGCGGCGCCTTCGGCAACCTCACCGACCGGGTCTTCCGCGCCCCCGGCGGCTTCCAGGGCCGCGTGGTGGACTTCATCGCCCCGGCCCACTTCGCGGTCTTCAACCTCGCCGACTCCGCCATCACCTGCGGCGGCGTGCTGATCGTGCTGCTGTCCTTCCGCGGCATCGACCCGGACGGCACCCGCCACCGCGACTGAGCGCCCGCCCGCCGCGTCCGACGGCCCCCCGCCCGCCCGCGCGGGCGGAGGGGCCGCGCCGGGTCCTGCATACTCGTCGGGTGAGTACCGTTCCCGAAGTCCGCTCCCTGCCCGTGCCCGACGGCCTCGAAGGCGAGCGGGTCGACGCCGCCCTCGCCCGTATGTTCGGCTTCTCCCGGACCAAGGCCGCAGAACTGGCGGCCGGGGGGAAGGTGTCGCTCGACGGGTCCGTGGCGGGCAAGTCGGAGCGGGTGCACGGCGGGGCCTGGCTGGAGGTCGAGATGCCCGCGGCCGCGGCCCCGGTGCGGATCGTCGCCGAGCCGGTCGAGGGCATGGAGATCGTCCACGACGACGACGACATCGTCGTCATCGTCAAGCCGGTCGGTGTGGCCGCCCACCCCAGCCCCGGCTGGACCGGCACCACCGTGATCGGCGGCCTGGCCGCGGCGGGCTACCGCATCTCCACCTCCGGCGCCGCCGAGCGCCAGGGCATCGTGCACCGCCTCGACGTGGGCACCTCGGGCCTGATGGTGGTCGCCAAGTCGGAGCGCGCGTACACCCGGCTCAAGCAGCAGTTCCGCGACCGGGTGGTGGACAAGCGCTACCACGCCCTGGTCCAGGGGCACCCCGACCCGATGAGCGGCACGATCGACGCCCCCATCGGCCG is a window of Streptomyces sp. NBC_01477 DNA encoding:
- a CDS encoding RluA family pseudouridine synthase, which produces MSTVPEVRSLPVPDGLEGERVDAALARMFGFSRTKAAELAAGGKVSLDGSVAGKSERVHGGAWLEVEMPAAAAPVRIVAEPVEGMEIVHDDDDIVVIVKPVGVAAHPSPGWTGTTVIGGLAAAGYRISTSGAAERQGIVHRLDVGTSGLMVVAKSERAYTRLKQQFRDRVVDKRYHALVQGHPDPMSGTIDAPIGRHPTHDYKWAVIADGKASVTHYDLIEAFRSASLLDIKLETGRTHQIRVHMSAHRHPCVGDITYGADPTMAKRLGLTRQWLHAKRLGFEHPADGEWVEFESGYPDDLQHALDTVREDSR
- the lspA gene encoding signal peptidase II, encoding MTEAERIIITPDDDIPGTTGESEPTGAAEPSVASESEPSGAPERTAAGRRRRVLVLIGVAAVAYLLDLLSKIWVVTSLENHAPISVFGHYLRLDAIRNAGAAFGLGQGMTIVFTVIAAGVIVVIARLSRRLYSVPWAIALGLLLGGAFGNLTDRVFRAPGGFQGRVVDFIAPAHFAVFNLADSAITCGGVLIVLLSFRGIDPDGTRHRD